In one Bacteroidota bacterium genomic region, the following are encoded:
- a CDS encoding tetratricopeptide repeat protein: MFKKTLLLFSLLICTLFVKGQSAKKFYSTGGKFLESLSYQDAIASYTKAIELDPKYVKAYQARAYCYEKTGKSADAADDYRRATVFAPKDKENYYNAGRLYYDLGKYTEADAMLRDAIVKDKEYSEAIEVFLKVLLKLKNFKDGLEASQLWIDNKRTAPAYYYHAVMLDSLKNYIEAEKDYKNSKYYDSKFIPAYVGLILVQDKLKKYDEALSIADVAISKDPTNKDIFYARSCIFASKNDFGTAVNDISKVIVSDQNNEMLFMKRGEYYEKLGQYQNAIYDFSKVIGMNGKDLLQAYYKRAWNYEQLTNFKSAAVDYEKIMTLAPNNEKAREMMKAAIEKLFELNRESYKPEIELLTPKANEKNVVKLPGDKTEIVVRGTVKDASKIKAININNVPANFSKDTLNPDFSGGIQIGTGNEFSITASDIYDNTKKIIYTIDRTEINKPLVELISPMASSDNEIFMDNTNPELYIEGKVKDESLIESIIVEGVSASYALEALNPTFSIKASIANKNDINIRVRDINGNETNVKYKLNREGALVARDNPMGITWVVFVENTNYKNFPILEGPGKDVTMMKSALVNYKVNKIIHKKDLTKDGLEKFFSIELRDQLRLNNVTSVVIWYAGHGKFVNQTGYWIPVDAKVDDEFTYFSINNLKGSLQGYDKLAHLLVITDACESGPSFMLAMRATPKERRCDDWESTKLKSSQVLSSAGFELAADNSQFTKTFAASLNNNPDGCISIDKISEKVASAVQKTANQAPKLRKIKDLEDEDGTFFFMKK, translated from the coding sequence ATGTTTAAGAAAACACTCCTGTTATTTTCCCTTCTGATATGCACTTTATTTGTAAAAGGGCAGAGTGCAAAAAAATTTTACAGCACCGGAGGGAAATTTCTTGAAAGTCTGTCCTACCAGGATGCAATTGCCAGTTATACGAAAGCAATAGAACTTGATCCCAAGTATGTTAAGGCTTATCAGGCCCGCGCATATTGCTATGAAAAAACAGGAAAAAGTGCTGATGCGGCCGATGACTACAGGCGCGCAACTGTTTTTGCACCCAAGGATAAAGAAAATTATTACAATGCAGGACGTCTTTATTATGATCTCGGTAAGTATACGGAAGCCGACGCAATGCTCAGGGATGCCATTGTTAAGGATAAAGAATATAGTGAAGCCATAGAGGTTTTTCTCAAGGTTCTTTTGAAGCTCAAAAATTTCAAGGATGGACTGGAGGCTTCACAACTCTGGATTGATAATAAAAGAACAGCACCGGCCTATTACTATCACGCGGTTATGTTGGACAGTCTGAAAAATTATATTGAAGCGGAGAAGGACTATAAAAATTCCAAATACTATGACTCAAAGTTTATCCCAGCTTATGTCGGACTTATTCTTGTACAGGATAAACTGAAAAAGTATGACGAAGCATTAAGCATTGCTGATGTAGCGATATCGAAAGATCCGACCAATAAAGATATTTTTTATGCCCGCAGCTGCATCTTTGCCAGCAAAAATGATTTCGGAACAGCTGTGAATGATATTTCAAAGGTAATTGTCAGCGATCAGAACAATGAAATGTTATTCATGAAGAGGGGAGAGTATTACGAAAAATTAGGTCAATACCAGAACGCGATATACGACTTCTCAAAAGTGATCGGGATGAACGGGAAGGATCTTTTGCAGGCTTATTACAAACGCGCCTGGAACTATGAACAGCTTACCAATTTTAAATCGGCAGCGGTCGATTATGAAAAGATAATGACACTTGCTCCGAATAATGAGAAAGCCAGAGAGATGATGAAGGCCGCTATAGAAAAACTGTTCGAGTTGAACCGTGAAAGTTATAAACCCGAAATAGAACTTCTTACACCTAAAGCAAATGAAAAGAATGTAGTTAAACTTCCCGGCGATAAAACGGAGATCGTAGTAAGGGGGACTGTTAAGGATGCAAGTAAGATCAAGGCTATAAACATCAATAATGTTCCTGCTAATTTTAGTAAGGACACTCTTAATCCCGATTTCAGTGGAGGAATTCAGATAGGCACCGGAAATGAATTTTCGATAACGGCAAGCGATATATACGATAATACTAAAAAAATTATCTACACTATCGATCGCACGGAGATCAATAAGCCTTTGGTTGAATTAATATCGCCGATGGCTTCGTCTGACAATGAAATATTCATGGATAATACCAACCCCGAACTTTATATTGAAGGCAAAGTAAAGGACGAGAGCCTGATCGAATCAATTATCGTTGAAGGTGTTTCGGCCAGTTATGCGCTTGAAGCTTTAAATCCGACCTTTTCCATCAAAGCGAGCATTGCCAATAAAAACGATATAAATATCAGGGTGAGAGATATCAATGGAAATGAAACAAATGTAAAATACAAACTCAACAGGGAAGGGGCGCTTGTGGCCAGGGATAATCCTATGGGTATTACCTGGGTCGTATTTGTTGAAAATACCAATTACAAGAACTTTCCGATACTCGAAGGACCCGGTAAGGACGTGACCATGATGAAATCAGCACTTGTAAATTATAAGGTGAATAAAATAATTCATAAAAAAGATCTTACCAAAGATGGTCTTGAAAAATTCTTCTCTATTGAATTGCGCGATCAGTTAAGGCTGAATAATGTAACATCAGTTGTTATCTGGTATGCCGGTCATGGTAAGTTCGTGAACCAGACAGGCTATTGGATACCTGTGGATGCCAAAGTGGATGATGAGTTCACTTACTTTAGCATAAATAATTTAAAAGGATCGCTCCAGGGATATGATAAATTGGCCCACCTCCTCGTAATAACTGATGCATGTGAATCCGGTCCCTCATTTATGCTTGCCATGCGTGCAACACCTAAGGAAAGACGCTGTGATGATTGGGAATCAACAAAACTGAAATCCTCCCAGGTACTTTCATCCGCCGGTTTCGAATTGGCTGCCGACAACTCCCAGTTCACAAAAACATTCGCTGCCTCATTGAACAACAATCCGGATGGCTGCATTTCAATTGACAAGATTTCGGAAAAGGTAGCCTCTGCTGTTCAGAAAACAGCTAACCAGGCCCCGAAACTTCGTAAGATCAAGGATCTCGAGGATGAAGACGGCACCTTCTTTTTCATGAAAAAATAA